CATATCGTTACCATTTTCAAATTTCTTGATCTTTAAGAAGCTATCTCTTTTCATCCATCCCAAAAGCACCTCTTAGAAGCAATAAGCATAAAATTAAATCTATCTATTGTTAGGTATAAGAATCAAAGAAATAACACAAAGAACACTAATGAAAGGTCCAGGAGGCAAATTCAAAATCATAGCCAGCGAAAAACCTATAAGAGATAAAATTAATCCAAATATGGAGGATCTAACCATCGCAATCCATAAAGATCTTGCTTTATGTAACCCCAATAAAGTTGGGGTTGAAAGTAACGCAATTACAAGGATGACTCCAACTGCAGACATTGAGCTTACGATGACAAGTGCCGTAGTAAAACCAAGAGCCAAATTTAAAAAAGATACATTAACTCCACTTGAAGCAGCTCCTTCTGGATCAAGACCAATATGAACTAGCTTGTCGTAACCAAAAAGCATCAAGCAAATAAATACCGAGAACGCGATTACAGTTCGTAGCAGATCACTCAAATTTGCAGTTAATAAATCTCCAAATAAAACAGCCTCCAAATCAATCCTGATACCAAGTAGAGGGATAAGCAAAACACCGAGTCCCATCGAACCAGCAAGAATTGTATTCATAATCACTTCATAATTTTGATTTTTTTTATTTGTCAAGCTTTCTGCTGCAATAGCTCCTACCAAGCCGCTGATGACTCCACCAATAGAAGGATCCAAACCAAGCGCCATAGCCAAAGCAAGACCTGGCAGCACACAATGCGAAATTAAATTAACTTGAAGAAGCCTTTTATGAGTGATCAATACAGTGCCCATGGCAGGGCAAAGTATTCCTGAAAAGGAAGTTATCAAAAGAGGAATTATCCACCAATTTGTATTGAAAAAAGACATTAAGCCAATGTTTCAGTATGGTCAGAAAAAGAGATCAAGTTAAGATCTTGCTTATGAATACAAATAAGCCTGAAATCACTAAACGACAACAGCAACTGCTCCATGAACTTAAGAAATGTGCTGATGAATTGAGTGGGCAAGAACTGCATAGACAACTTCATCATTGTGAAAAGGGAATGGGACTGACCACGGTCTATCGAAACCTGCAAGCACTAGTAAAACAAGGGTTGATTCGTTCCAGACATCTTCCCAATGGTGAGGTTCTTTATGCGCCAGTTGAAAGAGATATCCATCATTTAACTTGCGTAAGCTGTGGAGACACCACACGCTTGAAGGGATGTCCGGTGAAAACGATGGATCTGTCGAAAAAAACTTCTAAAAAATTTCAACTTTTGTTTCATACTCTTGAGTACTTTGGTCTCTGCCAAAATTGTTCTAATCAACTTAATGCTGGATAAGAATATTTGAATATGTATCAAACCTATAACTTCCACCTCAAATAATTAATTGAACTAAGTTTTTCTTGAACTTCCTTAGGGCTGCCAGAAGCCAAAATAATTTTATCTAAAGCAACAACTTTGTCATAGGCATTTAAAGATGTTCCCCAGTCGTGACTACTAACAAAAACCGTGAATCCCGAATCGGCTAGCTGACGAATGATTAACAAGAAATCTTCTTTAGCGGGAGGATCAAAGGCGGCGCAAGGTTCATCAAGAAGAAAAATTTTGGCTGGATTCATTAATGTTTTTGCAAGTAATGCTCTTTGTTGCTGTCCGCCAGACAAAGCATCAAGTCTCCTTTTTGCTAAATGAGATATTCCAACACGTTGAAGGGCAGCTTCTAATTCACAACAAGTCGATTTGGAATGATTTACTCGGCCTAAAGAGACTAATCCTTCAACAGTAATTGGAAAATTCCAATTCAGCTTTCCCCTCTGAGGCATTAAAGCCACTTGAGATCGATTATTTCTCAATAGTTTTCCGTCAACAGTAATTTCTCCTTGATCAGGAGTGCTACTCCCTTGCAGCAAGTTTAATAATGTTGACTTACCAGCGCCATTTGGACCAACAAGAGCAGTCAAAGTACCTGGCTCAAGCTTAAGAGAAACCTTACTTAAAGCAGGTTTGATTTTGCTGGAATAGGAATATGTCACATTTTCAGCAATCAAACTAGACATCAATTAGAGGATTTGCTGACAAGAAACATAATATACTTGCCAACCTCGAATGAAAATGATTATCGTTTTTAGATATGCTAATCTTTGATTAAATGCCGAAATTGTTCAATCAACCCAGCAAAAGCAAATCAATATTCAATAAAACAGTCCTTAATAGCTCTTTTCTTGCTGGAGCATTTTTATTCTCGGGAATTAATCTGAGTGCACAGGCAAATTCAAAACCAATTGTTGCCGTAGAGCCATTAGTATGCGATGTCGTTTCTGCGATCGCACCACCTTCAACACCTGTAACCTGCTTAATTGACAGAAAACAAGATGTTCATGATGTCAAAATCACTCCAAGACAGGCCCAAACGCTGAAAAGTGCAAACCAAGTATTTACTCTTGGTTCAGAGATGACCCCTGCAATCAAAAAATGGTTAGATAATCCTTTAACTGTTGTTGTCGGCGTAAGTGCAATAGAAATAGACGATCATCATGACGATCACGATGATCATTCCGCTGCTAAGGATGATGAACACGATGATCATTCAGCTGCTAAACATGATGATCATGATGATCATGATGATCATGGCGATAACCATGGAGAAGGAGCTTTTGAATGGGCTGGTGTTTTTGATCTTTCAGCAGGAACATACAAATGGTCTTTTGCCAAAGTCGATGGAGACTATGCTGATCCTGCAATGAAAATGGTTATTCTCAACTCTGGTGATATTGAAGCATCAGAAGAGCTTGCTAAAAAATTATTAGGATCTAATAATTCAGAAACCAAACGCAATAATGACAAACTTGTTGCGCAGGAAAAAGCATATTTTCTTTCATTTAATGAGAAGAAAGACACCACAACATTTACTGTAGAAATCAAAAAAGGTGGTAAATATGCATTCTTTACTGAGCATATGCCTTTTGAATTTGAAGCCGACGAACATTTCTTTAAGGATATTTCAGGCGACGATGTTGAACCGATTGCTCAAGTCCCAGATGAAGGCGATCATCATCACCACCATGACCATGGTGGGCTAGATCCTCATATCTGGCATGACCCTCATAACATTATCAAGATGGGAAATGTCATTTCTAAAAATATCAATAAGAAAATTTCCTTCTTTGACAGAGAAACAAAAAAAGTTTTAAAAGAAAGAACTCAAACCTTTAATTCTATTTTGGAAGATCTCGACTTATGGACTC
The sequence above is drawn from the Prochlorococcus marinus XMU1408 genome and encodes:
- a CDS encoding metal ABC transporter permease; the encoded protein is MSFFNTNWWIIPLLITSFSGILCPAMGTVLITHKRLLQVNLISHCVLPGLALAMALGLDPSIGGVISGLVGAIAAESLTNKKNQNYEVIMNTILAGSMGLGVLLIPLLGIRIDLEAVLFGDLLTANLSDLLRTVIAFSVFICLMLFGYDKLVHIGLDPEGAASSGVNVSFLNLALGFTTALVIVSSMSAVGVILVIALLSTPTLLGLHKARSLWIAMVRSSIFGLILSLIGFSLAMILNLPPGPFISVLCVISLILIPNNR
- a CDS encoding Fur family transcriptional regulator; the encoded protein is MNTNKPEITKRQQQLLHELKKCADELSGQELHRQLHHCEKGMGLTTVYRNLQALVKQGLIRSRHLPNGEVLYAPVERDIHHLTCVSCGDTTRLKGCPVKTMDLSKKTSKKFQLLFHTLEYFGLCQNCSNQLNAG
- a CDS encoding ABC transporter ATP-binding protein, encoding MSSLIAENVTYSYSSKIKPALSKVSLKLEPGTLTALVGPNGAGKSTLLNLLQGSSTPDQGEITVDGKLLRNNRSQVALMPQRGKLNWNFPITVEGLVSLGRVNHSKSTCCELEAALQRVGISHLAKRRLDALSGGQQQRALLAKTLMNPAKIFLLDEPCAAFDPPAKEDFLLIIRQLADSGFTVFVSSHDWGTSLNAYDKVVALDKIILASGSPKEVQEKLSSINYLRWKL
- a CDS encoding metal ABC transporter solute-binding protein, Zn/Mn family, encoding MPKLFNQPSKSKSIFNKTVLNSSFLAGAFLFSGINLSAQANSKPIVAVEPLVCDVVSAIAPPSTPVTCLIDRKQDVHDVKITPRQAQTLKSANQVFTLGSEMTPAIKKWLDNPLTVVVGVSAIEIDDHHDDHDDHSAAKDDEHDDHSAAKHDDHDDHDDHGDNHGEGAFEWAGVFDLSAGTYKWSFAKVDGDYADPAMKMVILNSGDIEASEELAKKLLGSNNSETKRNNDKLVAQEKAYFLSFNEKKDTTTFTVEIKKGGKYAFFTEHMPFEFEADEHFFKDISGDDVEPIAQVPDEGDHHHHHDHGGLDPHIWHDPHNIIKMGNVISKNINKKISFFDRETKKVLKERTQTFNSILEDLDLWTQKQVATIPTDRRTIVSKHKAMEYYGDAFGLKTLSLLDFLGDSSSLRPETISTVIAELKEENVNVLFAEQKPPSKLLKNLSRQTSTPIARNQIFVDGLMLEGNTVSVAVHNTCTIVDSLGGECDEKEGEKLENEWNSLTNP